A stretch of the Sulfurimonas sp. HSL-1656 genome encodes the following:
- a CDS encoding M14 family metallopeptidase → MKKIEILKLESLSRAPMLVEGYLFEGSDPEAPSVAVVGAMEGATTLPLYSASKLVDFLRNKLGTGKILGDILVIPSVNHYALNINERFWPLDKTDINMMFPGYGLGETTQRIAHKLFEAIQGYDYGIVLETRSDLATCLPYVKLYKTGYEDIESARRLGLRIIHHREPESIETVSLQYNWQLWGSKACSVICPHQPLIDPESARVILDSLINFLNNSGIIRYETFNGYDSTVVTRERIEVVQSPHSGIFIPTKKPGMTVSKDETIGKIVHALEGEVVHRFLAPCDGMITCTYMHSLIFENAVAYRIAKIH, encoded by the coding sequence ATGAAAAAAATTGAGATCCTGAAACTCGAATCCCTCAGCCGCGCGCCGATGCTCGTCGAGGGCTACCTCTTCGAAGGCAGCGACCCCGAGGCCCCGAGCGTCGCCGTCGTCGGCGCCATGGAGGGGGCGACGACCCTGCCGCTCTACAGCGCGTCGAAACTCGTCGACTTCCTGCGCAACAAACTCGGTACCGGGAAGATCCTCGGCGACATCCTCGTCATCCCCTCCGTCAACCACTACGCGCTCAATATCAACGAACGCTTCTGGCCCCTGGACAAGACCGACATCAACATGATGTTCCCCGGCTACGGCCTGGGGGAGACGACGCAGCGCATCGCGCACAAGCTCTTTGAAGCGATCCAGGGCTACGACTACGGTATCGTCCTCGAGACCCGCTCCGACCTCGCCACCTGCCTGCCCTACGTCAAGCTCTACAAGACCGGCTACGAGGATATCGAGAGTGCGCGCAGGCTCGGGCTCAGGATCATCCACCACCGCGAGCCCGAATCCATCGAAACAGTGTCGCTGCAGTACAACTGGCAGCTCTGGGGCTCCAAGGCGTGTTCCGTCATCTGTCCGCACCAGCCCCTGATCGATCCCGAGTCCGCCCGGGTCATTCTCGACAGCCTCATCAACTTCCTGAACAACAGCGGCATCATCCGGTACGAGACCTTCAACGGGTACGATTCGACGGTGGTGACGCGCGAACGCATCGAGGTCGTCCAGAGCCCCCATAGCGGGATCTTTATCCCGACAAAGAAACCGGGGATGACGGTCTCAAAAGATGAGACGATCGGCAAGATCGTGCATGCCCTGGAGGGCGAGGTCGTCCACCGTTTCCTCGCCCCCTGCGACGGGATGATCACCTGTACCTACATGCATTCGCTGATCTTCGAGAATGCAGTGGCCTACCGCATCGCCAAGATCCATTAG
- a CDS encoding succinylglutamate desuccinylase/aspartoacylase family protein, translated as MTPDITEIFSSELPVGETLRIQRARFAPEKPDADAKRISIVSGIHGDELEGQLVIYLLAAWLRDHPEALRGTVDLYPAVNSLGVDTIIRGFPLYEIDLNRAFPGARNDFLPAQLVHALAEDVEGSDIAIDIHSSNIFLREIPQIRINKEFSEATLPLAKQLNCDFIWIHDAVTVLEATFSHTMNSRGTKTLVVEMGVGMRLTKAYGRQLLRGILNLMQQEGIIETPTEFKVRESFSSEVGDVFYINAPAAGLFVPALDHCEVIETGQWIGDIVDPLSGTVRESLYAPNGGVLFTLREYPVVYEGSLLARIFGVHDEKN; from the coding sequence ATGACCCCCGATATCACCGAAATCTTCTCTTCCGAACTTCCGGTGGGGGAAACGCTGCGCATCCAGCGTGCCCGCTTTGCACCGGAAAAACCCGACGCCGATGCCAAGCGCATCAGCATCGTCAGCGGCATCCACGGCGACGAACTCGAAGGGCAGCTCGTCATCTACCTTCTGGCCGCGTGGCTGCGCGACCACCCCGAAGCATTGCGGGGGACCGTGGACCTCTACCCGGCCGTCAATTCCCTGGGGGTCGATACGATCATCCGGGGCTTCCCCCTCTACGAGATCGACCTCAACCGCGCCTTCCCGGGGGCGCGCAACGATTTCCTGCCCGCACAGCTGGTCCATGCCCTGGCCGAGGACGTCGAAGGCAGCGATATCGCTATCGACATCCACTCCTCCAACATCTTTTTGCGCGAGATCCCGCAGATCCGCATCAACAAGGAGTTCTCGGAGGCGACGCTCCCGCTGGCCAAACAGCTCAACTGCGACTTCATCTGGATCCATGATGCGGTCACGGTGCTCGAGGCGACCTTCTCGCACACCATGAACTCCCGCGGCACGAAGACCCTCGTTGTCGAGATGGGCGTCGGCATGCGCCTCACCAAAGCCTACGGACGCCAGCTGCTGCGAGGGATCTTGAACCTGATGCAACAAGAGGGGATCATCGAGACCCCGACGGAGTTCAAGGTCCGCGAATCGTTCTCGTCCGAGGTCGGAGACGTCTTTTACATCAACGCCCCCGCCGCGGGCCTCTTCGTCCCGGCCCTCGACCACTGCGAAGTGATCGAAACGGGGCAGTGGATCGGCGATATCGTCGACCCGCTCAGCGGCACGGTACGCGAGTCCCTCTACGCCCCCAACGGCGGTGTTCTGTTCACCCTGCGCGAATACCCCGTCGTCTACGAGGGTTCCCTGCTCGCACGGATTTTCGGAGTGCACGATGAAAAAAATTGA
- a CDS encoding alpha-E domain-containing protein: MDQLLSTNVATNLYWFGRHLERVESTLVDVIHIFDCVIDTDVNAGKRYFEKLEIDLEYVNASQFLDNAIFGDHPSNLAEIMRFARENAIISRAYIDTDAFGETIHLAELFDHASKSAVYVDYRFVDDALSLINEIWGSMNRGLIRTKSDHFVRLGKLIEKVDLHLRHGKDGEEPIEYLNTILQTAQKIAPEAKLAISRTDEEANLDAINALIDDLVVY; this comes from the coding sequence ATGGATCAACTGCTGAGTACCAACGTCGCCACCAATCTTTACTGGTTCGGACGCCACCTGGAGCGGGTCGAGAGCACTCTCGTCGATGTCATCCACATCTTCGACTGCGTCATCGACACGGACGTGAACGCCGGAAAGCGTTATTTCGAGAAGCTCGAGATCGATCTTGAGTACGTCAACGCCTCCCAATTCCTTGACAACGCCATCTTCGGCGACCACCCCTCGAACCTGGCGGAGATCATGCGTTTCGCCCGCGAAAACGCGATCATCTCCCGGGCCTACATCGACACGGACGCCTTCGGTGAGACGATCCACCTCGCCGAGCTCTTCGACCATGCGTCAAAAAGCGCCGTCTATGTCGACTACCGTTTCGTCGACGACGCCCTCTCCCTCATCAACGAGATCTGGGGCAGCATGAACCGCGGACTGATCCGTACCAAAAGCGACCACTTTGTCCGCCTGGGCAAACTGATCGAGAAAGTCGACCTTCACCTGCGCCACGGCAAAGACGGTGAAGAGCCCATCGAGTACCTCAATACGATTCTCCAGACGGCGCAGAAGATTGCGCCCGAGGCCAAGCTGGCCATCTCCCGCACGGACGAAGAGGCCAACCTCGACGCCATCAACGCCCTCATCGACGACCTGGTCGTCTACTGA
- a CDS encoding circularly permuted type 2 ATP-grasp protein, protein MIEETGKLHEKFWEIFSRQDRQKVEEFQRYMDKFAVNFNLYKDGNFIERSLPFDVIPRIISKQEFGKMQRGLEQRITALNLFLEDLYTDAKIVKDGIIPETFIHQAKGYLKEFVGFSPSQKIRTHINGIDLVKDTQSDEWVILEDNLRVPSGASYPLSIRDTYRKIYPEFFEELKIEPIKQYSSYLRNAMDHVNTGGINVVLTPGRYNSAYYEHSYLAGQIGAELVRAAELVVENKVLYFKNYDGRRIRVGAVYRRLDDEFLDPKFFNPESLIGVPGIIEAYLAGNVAIMNAVGNGVADDKGIYYFVPQMIKYYLGEEPIMHNAPTYLPYFEKDKKYIFDNIDKLVVKDVAEAGGYGVMFGHAMSKIQLEDLKTIIEANPRRFIAQELVEFYDEECLIKGELSPRKADFRAYVVMGEKVNVWECGLTRYAMEAGNYLVNSSQGGGFKDTWVMEL, encoded by the coding sequence TTGATAGAAGAAACCGGAAAACTACACGAAAAGTTCTGGGAAATTTTTTCCCGGCAGGATCGACAGAAAGTCGAAGAGTTTCAGCGCTATATGGACAAGTTCGCTGTCAATTTCAATCTCTACAAAGACGGCAACTTTATCGAACGTTCACTGCCCTTTGATGTCATCCCCCGTATCATTTCCAAACAGGAGTTCGGCAAGATGCAGCGCGGCCTCGAGCAGCGTATCACCGCGCTGAACCTCTTCCTGGAAGACCTCTACACCGATGCGAAGATCGTCAAGGACGGTATCATTCCCGAAACCTTCATCCACCAGGCCAAAGGGTACCTCAAGGAGTTCGTCGGTTTCTCCCCCTCGCAGAAGATCCGGACCCACATCAACGGGATCGACCTTGTCAAGGACACCCAGAGCGACGAATGGGTCATCCTCGAGGACAACCTGCGCGTCCCCAGCGGTGCGAGCTACCCCCTCTCCATCCGCGACACCTACCGCAAGATCTACCCGGAGTTCTTCGAGGAGCTCAAGATCGAGCCGATCAAGCAGTACTCATCGTACCTGCGCAATGCGATGGATCACGTCAATACCGGCGGTATCAACGTCGTCCTGACCCCGGGCCGCTACAACTCCGCCTACTATGAGCACAGCTACCTCGCCGGCCAGATCGGGGCCGAACTGGTCCGTGCCGCCGAACTGGTCGTGGAGAACAAGGTCCTCTACTTCAAGAACTATGACGGGCGTCGCATCCGCGTCGGGGCGGTCTACCGCCGCCTGGACGACGAATTTCTCGACCCCAAGTTCTTCAACCCCGAAAGCCTCATCGGCGTGCCCGGCATCATCGAAGCCTACCTCGCGGGCAACGTGGCGATCATGAATGCCGTCGGCAACGGCGTGGCGGACGACAAAGGGATATACTACTTCGTGCCGCAGATGATCAAGTACTACCTGGGCGAAGAGCCCATCATGCACAACGCGCCGACTTACCTGCCCTATTTTGAAAAGGACAAGAAGTACATCTTCGACAACATCGACAAACTCGTCGTCAAGGATGTCGCGGAGGCCGGCGGCTACGGCGTCATGTTCGGGCACGCCATGTCGAAGATCCAGCTCGAGGACCTCAAGACGATTATCGAAGCCAACCCGCGCCGCTTTATCGCCCAGGAGCTCGTCGAGTTCTACGACGAAGAGTGTCTGATCAAGGGGGAACTGAGCCCCCGCAAGGCGGACTTCCGCGCCTATGTCGTGATGGGCGAGAAGGTCAACGTCTGGGAGTGCGGACTGACACGCTACGCGATGGAGGCGGGCAACTACCTCGTCAACTCGTCGCAGGGCGGCGGTTTCAAAGACACCTGGGTAATGGAGCTCTAA
- a CDS encoding alpha-E domain-containing protein has translation MNAVHVPPVDRDPKHIWTFNAVTLFKRLRDYLNGYADYRQYPSIKFVETWPQNSHKHQLLTTYVATNLYWFGRHLQRVETTLIDVLELFNSVIDTDKEAGVRYFEDLGIELQYKNAQDFLQQAVFGDHPSNLARIMSSARENAIICRPYLDAEAFGEAIRLFNLLDISAKTDAKVDYRFIGDALSLINEIWGIMARGLLRRKSDQFIRLGKLIEKVDLHLRHGKNGDESVVYLHNILITAQRIAPEAEMPIDEKDDEANLDAINDLFDNLVVA, from the coding sequence ATGAACGCAGTACACGTACCCCCGGTCGACAGAGACCCGAAACATATCTGGACTTTCAATGCCGTGACGCTTTTCAAAAGGCTGCGCGACTACCTCAACGGCTATGCCGACTACCGGCAGTACCCGAGCATCAAATTCGTCGAAACCTGGCCCCAGAACAGCCATAAGCACCAGCTGCTCACCACCTACGTCGCCACCAACCTCTACTGGTTCGGCCGCCACCTGCAGCGCGTCGAAACGACCCTGATCGACGTACTGGAACTCTTTAACAGTGTCATTGACACCGATAAAGAAGCAGGCGTACGCTACTTCGAGGATCTCGGCATCGAACTGCAGTACAAGAACGCGCAGGACTTCCTGCAGCAGGCCGTCTTCGGCGACCACCCCTCCAACCTGGCCCGCATTATGAGCAGCGCCCGCGAGAACGCCATCATCTGCCGCCCCTACCTCGATGCGGAAGCCTTCGGAGAGGCGATCAGGCTCTTCAACCTCCTTGACATCTCGGCCAAAACCGACGCCAAGGTCGACTACCGCTTCATCGGCGATGCACTCTCCCTCATCAATGAGATCTGGGGAATCATGGCCCGCGGTCTGCTGCGGCGCAAGAGCGACCAGTTCATCCGACTGGGCAAACTGATCGAAAAGGTCGACCTCCACCTCCGCCACGGAAAGAACGGGGACGAATCGGTCGTCTACCTGCACAATATCCTCATCACCGCACAGCGCATCGCGCCCGAGGCCGAGATGCCCATCGACGAAAAAGACGACGAAGCAAACCTCGATGCCATCAACGACCTCTTCGACAACCTGGTAGTGGCATAG
- a CDS encoding DMT family transporter: MAGWIVLAMVLWGIGWPALKVVTDTTVPVETVTFLRFAIMAVSFLPVLYWRRKPLRLNRRTLRFSVAAGALNVAFMYFAFWGVQTGSAGAGGVIITVASPILTALLALLVFRTRVTPPQLLGLGVGLIGGMLMLEVWHADLLHSGNVFFIGSALVWAVLTLLGQQSHTEMEPIHFNFWLAVFAVPIALVPALPAGLGTVLDQEWQFWTGLLFLAIMGQTVASTIYFVAAGKIGSAKAGSYMFLVPLTALAASFLLLGERPSFWLVAGGAVSTAAVYFINARKR, translated from the coding sequence ATGGCGGGTTGGATCGTACTGGCAATGGTGTTGTGGGGCATTGGCTGGCCCGCGCTCAAGGTCGTGACCGATACCACCGTTCCGGTCGAGACGGTCACCTTTCTGCGCTTCGCCATCATGGCGGTTTCCTTCCTGCCCGTCCTCTACTGGCGGCGCAAGCCGCTGCGCCTCAACCGCCGGACGCTGCGCTTCTCCGTCGCGGCAGGCGCGCTCAACGTCGCCTTTATGTACTTTGCCTTCTGGGGCGTGCAGACGGGCAGTGCCGGGGCGGGCGGGGTCATCATTACCGTGGCCAGCCCCATTCTCACCGCCCTGCTCGCCCTGCTTGTTTTCCGCACCCGCGTCACCCCGCCGCAGCTGCTCGGCCTTGGCGTCGGGCTGATCGGCGGGATGCTGATGCTGGAAGTCTGGCACGCTGACCTGCTGCACAGCGGCAACGTCTTCTTTATCGGCAGCGCGCTCGTCTGGGCCGTGCTCACCCTGCTTGGGCAGCAGTCGCATACGGAGATGGAGCCCATCCATTTCAACTTCTGGCTGGCCGTTTTCGCCGTGCCCATCGCGCTCGTTCCGGCACTGCCCGCGGGGCTGGGCACGGTACTGGACCAGGAGTGGCAATTCTGGACAGGGCTGCTCTTTCTGGCCATCATGGGGCAGACGGTGGCCTCGACCATCTACTTTGTCGCGGCGGGCAAGATCGGCTCGGCCAAGGCCGGAAGCTATATGTTCCTCGTACCGCTGACCGCCCTCGCCGCCAGTTTCCTGTTGCTGGGCGAACGCCCCTCCTTCTGGCTCGTGGCGGGGGGTGCCGTCAGCACCGCCGCCGTCTACTTCATCAACGCCCGCAAACGCTGA
- a CDS encoding alpha/beta hydrolase → MQFFIGLFLLLFLPLQLPAAALKAYDANLSGYAYPFKVEYFTFSSQQKRLKMAYMFLEGEKSRPVVTLLHGKNFNGAYWQETARFLHSNGYGVLMPDQVGFGKSSKPADYQYSFGALAHNTMALMRSLGISRSIIVGHSMGGMLATRFALNYPHMSEKLILVNPIGLENYLHYVEYKDVDFFYDMELGKTPEKIRAYQQKNYYDGKWNAHYEALTLPLSGWCVGPDRERIAYVSALTYEMIFSQPVVEEFKDLQVPAALILGTRDRTGPGRGWMKTGVSHELGRYDRLGGEVQKRNGKIELYELPGLGHLPQVEDFGRFKTVLGQALSH, encoded by the coding sequence ATGCAATTCTTTATCGGCCTTTTTCTTTTACTGTTTCTTCCCCTGCAACTCCCCGCTGCAGCCCTTAAAGCGTATGACGCAAACCTCAGCGGATACGCCTACCCGTTCAAAGTCGAGTACTTCACTTTTTCGTCGCAGCAGAAGCGCCTGAAAATGGCCTATATGTTCCTTGAAGGGGAGAAGAGCAGACCCGTCGTTACGCTCCTGCACGGCAAGAACTTCAACGGCGCCTACTGGCAGGAGACGGCGCGTTTTCTGCATAGCAATGGGTACGGGGTGCTGATGCCCGACCAGGTCGGCTTCGGCAAGTCCTCCAAGCCCGCGGATTACCAGTACTCCTTCGGCGCGCTGGCGCACAATACGATGGCACTGATGAGGTCGCTCGGCATCAGCCGAAGCATCATCGTCGGCCACTCCATGGGCGGGATGCTGGCCACCCGCTTCGCGCTGAACTACCCGCACATGAGTGAGAAGCTCATTCTCGTCAACCCCATCGGGCTCGAAAACTACCTGCATTACGTCGAGTACAAGGACGTGGACTTCTTCTATGATATGGAGTTGGGCAAAACACCGGAGAAGATACGCGCCTACCAGCAGAAGAACTATTACGACGGCAAGTGGAACGCGCACTACGAAGCGCTCACACTGCCCTTGTCGGGCTGGTGTGTCGGGCCGGACAGGGAACGCATCGCCTATGTGAGCGCCCTGACGTACGAGATGATTTTTAGCCAGCCCGTCGTCGAGGAGTTCAAAGACCTGCAGGTCCCCGCCGCGCTGATCCTGGGGACCCGGGACCGCACAGGCCCCGGACGCGGCTGGATGAAAACGGGGGTTTCCCATGAACTGGGGCGCTATGACAGGCTGGGCGGGGAGGTTCAAAAGCGTAACGGGAAGATCGAACTGTACGAGCTGCCGGGCCTGGGCCATCTGCCGCAGGTAGAGGATTTCGGGCGCTTCAAAACCGTGCTCGGGCAGGCGCTTTCACACTGA
- a CDS encoding TetR/AcrR family transcriptional regulator produces MKRQDSRARLLDAAFAEVYKHGYHGTGTAVILKAAGVPKGSMYHFFASKKELVLAVSQERIVPKMDDFFDFARLPDETIFQTFARVFAKMKAHDILIANGCPLHRLLVEMAPLDPDFEAVLSKAYHHFIDKLSQALEAAIADGELQAFDTKAFARFFITSTWGEISLPPALSSKTSFGHHTQYLTIVLEHYRK; encoded by the coding sequence ATGAAGCGCCAGGACTCAAGAGCGCGGCTGCTGGACGCCGCCTTTGCTGAAGTCTACAAACACGGCTACCACGGTACCGGCACCGCCGTTATTCTGAAGGCCGCCGGGGTGCCCAAGGGGAGCATGTACCACTTTTTCGCTTCCAAAAAGGAGCTGGTACTGGCCGTGAGCCAGGAGCGCATCGTCCCGAAAATGGACGACTTCTTCGACTTTGCCCGCCTGCCGGACGAAACCATTTTTCAAACCTTCGCACGCGTCTTCGCGAAGATGAAAGCGCATGACATCCTTATCGCCAACGGTTGCCCTCTGCACCGCCTGCTCGTGGAGATGGCCCCGCTGGACCCCGATTTCGAAGCCGTCCTCTCGAAGGCCTACCACCATTTCATCGACAAACTCTCCCAGGCGCTGGAAGCCGCCATTGCAGACGGTGAACTGCAGGCGTTTGATACAAAAGCCTTTGCCCGCTTCTTCATCACCTCCACCTGGGGAGAGATATCGCTTCCCCCCGCCCTCTCTTCGAAAACGTCCTTCGGGCACCATACGCAGTATCTTACGATCGTCCTGGAACATTACCGGAAATAG
- the fabF gene encoding beta-ketoacyl-ACP synthase II, with product MNPIVITGIGMINGVGNSAESAFEALIEGVCGIDHITHFDASGDAVRIASEVKDFDPGSVMDPKDIKKSDRFIHLGMHALKEALADAALEPQNGDATRMGVSAATGIGGLPMMQENIEKNAFGKKISPFFIPGSITNMLAGYASIYYGLKGPNLSSTTACTAGLHAINQAAKTIIAGGADVMVALGAEACICETGIRGFSAMKALSTHNDDPKTASRPFDKERDGFVMGEGAAALVLETLEHAQKRGAKIYARLAGFGESADAGHITAPSTDGPVRAMRSALQMAGNPRVDYINAHGTSTPLGDANETKAFKAVFESVPPVSSIKGSIGHCLGATGIIEAAVSIMALERNIMPPTINLRTTDEACDLDYVANTAREKELQTVMSTNYGFGGTNGAIIFTKAL from the coding sequence ATGAACCCTATTGTCATTACGGGGATCGGCATGATCAACGGTGTCGGCAACAGTGCTGAGAGCGCTTTTGAAGCGCTGATTGAGGGGGTATGCGGCATCGACCATATCACCCATTTCGATGCCTCCGGCGATGCCGTCAGGATCGCCAGCGAAGTGAAGGATTTCGATCCAGGCAGCGTCATGGACCCCAAAGACATCAAAAAGAGCGACCGCTTCATCCACCTGGGGATGCATGCACTGAAAGAGGCCCTTGCCGACGCCGCGCTCGAACCGCAAAACGGGGATGCAACCCGGATGGGCGTCAGCGCCGCCACCGGGATAGGCGGCCTGCCGATGATGCAGGAAAATATCGAGAAGAACGCCTTCGGCAAGAAGATCTCACCCTTTTTCATCCCCGGCTCCATCACGAACATGCTGGCGGGGTACGCCTCCATCTACTACGGGCTCAAGGGGCCGAACCTCTCCTCGACGACGGCCTGCACGGCCGGGCTTCACGCCATCAACCAGGCGGCGAAGACCATCATCGCCGGAGGGGCCGACGTCATGGTCGCGCTGGGTGCCGAAGCGTGCATCTGCGAAACGGGCATCCGCGGCTTCAGCGCCATGAAGGCGCTCTCGACACACAACGACGACCCGAAAACGGCCTCCAGGCCCTTCGACAAGGAGCGCGACGGCTTCGTAATGGGCGAAGGGGCGGCGGCGCTCGTGCTCGAAACCCTGGAACACGCCCAGAAGCGCGGGGCGAAGATCTATGCGCGGCTGGCGGGCTTCGGCGAAAGCGCGGACGCGGGCCACATCACCGCCCCCTCCACGGACGGCCCCGTCCGGGCCATGCGCTCTGCTCTGCAGATGGCCGGCAACCCGCGAGTGGACTACATCAACGCGCACGGCACCAGCACGCCGCTGGGCGACGCCAACGAGACAAAAGCGTTCAAAGCCGTCTTTGAGAGCGTGCCTCCGGTCAGTTCCATCAAGGGGAGCATCGGCCACTGTCTCGGGGCCACCGGTATCATCGAAGCCGCCGTCTCTATTATGGCCCTCGAGCGCAACATCATGCCCCCGACCATAAACCTCCGCACCACAGACGAGGCCTGCGACCTGGACTACGTCGCAAACACCGCGCGCGAAAAGGAGCTTCAAACCGTCATGAGCACCAATTACGGTTTCGGCGGCACGAACGGGGCCATCATCTTCACCAAAGCGCTCTAG
- a CDS encoding molybdopterin oxidoreductase family protein encodes MKIKSVCGYCGVGCGIEYDTRRLVGDIDYPVNEGLVCSKGASELHTIETPTRLLRPKLRKAYEDFTDISWEMAIETIVHNIRSTSPERIGFYLSGQMLTEDYYVANKLGKGFLGTNNVDTNSRTCMASAVVAHKKVFGADYVPVRMEEIEHCNLLIMIGANPAEAHVVFNNKIKKAKKEGLKTVVIDPRRTETAEQADLHLPIRVGTDIDFLSLVARRIVDDGKTDNAFLDAHVNGFDAYLKKIKKIPTKKLLKRCGLEEEAFEAFMELFYESENVISAWTMGLNQSAQGVDKNLALINLHLLTGKINRPGNGPFSLTGQPNAMGGREVGGLATTLAVHLDFNEESIAKVSEFWGTQNIAPAPGLTAFEMIEAAERRELDVLIICHTDPVYHLPNRKRVEAALKKVPFIVEINAYDDSETKPFAHLRLPAAPWGEKEGTQTNMDRSITRQERLTRRSIDCKPDWEIFTMIGRAMGFVRAFDYQNAEAIWDEYRRMTALSPKGHMDISGVDAASLKNGGYVWGEGLFDDNEFLTPDGKANLIFVQNERRSENTSLEFPYLLTTGRTRDQWHSGTKTAFVERLLKHKPLSYIEINSEDAQSAGIADGDKVKVTTARGALVFEAKVTENIREKTLFVPVTDRRINYLTNDLLDPESKEPDYNHNAAKLEKWSG; translated from the coding sequence ATGAAAATCAAATCCGTCTGCGGATACTGCGGAGTGGGCTGCGGCATCGAGTACGACACCCGCCGCCTCGTCGGCGACATCGATTACCCCGTCAACGAGGGGCTCGTCTGTTCCAAGGGGGCCAGCGAGCTTCATACCATCGAGACACCGACCCGTCTGCTGCGCCCCAAGCTGCGCAAAGCCTACGAAGACTTCACGGACATCTCCTGGGAGATGGCCATCGAGACGATCGTCCACAACATCCGCTCCACCTCCCCCGAGCGGATCGGCTTCTACCTCTCGGGCCAGATGCTCACCGAGGACTACTACGTCGCCAACAAGCTCGGCAAGGGGTTCCTGGGGACCAATAACGTCGACACCAACTCGCGCACCTGTATGGCCAGCGCCGTCGTCGCCCACAAGAAAGTCTTCGGCGCCGACTACGTCCCCGTGCGGATGGAGGAGATCGAGCACTGCAACCTGCTGATCATGATCGGGGCGAACCCCGCAGAGGCGCACGTCGTCTTTAACAACAAGATCAAGAAAGCGAAAAAAGAGGGGCTCAAAACCGTCGTCATCGACCCGCGCCGCACGGAGACCGCCGAGCAGGCAGACCTTCACCTCCCCATCCGCGTCGGCACGGACATCGACTTCCTAAGCCTCGTCGCGCGGCGCATCGTCGACGACGGCAAGACCGACAACGCCTTCCTCGACGCGCACGTCAACGGCTTTGACGCCTACCTCAAAAAGATCAAGAAGATCCCGACCAAGAAGCTGCTCAAGCGGTGCGGGCTGGAAGAAGAGGCGTTCGAAGCCTTTATGGAACTCTTTTACGAAAGCGAAAACGTCATCTCCGCCTGGACGATGGGGCTGAACCAGAGCGCGCAGGGGGTCGACAAGAACCTCGCACTCATCAACCTCCACCTGCTCACCGGCAAGATCAACCGCCCCGGCAACGGCCCCTTTTCCCTCACCGGCCAGCCCAACGCCATGGGGGGCCGCGAGGTCGGGGGGCTGGCGACGACCCTCGCCGTGCACCTGGACTTTAACGAGGAGTCCATCGCCAAGGTGAGCGAATTCTGGGGCACGCAGAACATCGCCCCCGCGCCGGGACTGACGGCCTTCGAGATGATCGAAGCGGCCGAACGGCGCGAACTGGACGTCCTTATCATCTGCCACACCGACCCCGTCTACCACCTTCCCAACCGCAAACGGGTCGAGGCAGCCCTCAAAAAGGTCCCCTTCATCGTCGAGATCAACGCCTACGACGACAGCGAAACGAAACCCTTCGCCCACCTGCGCCTGCCGGCGGCCCCCTGGGGCGAAAAGGAAGGGACGCAGACCAACATGGACCGCAGCATCACCCGCCAGGAGCGGCTGACCCGCCGCAGCATCGACTGCAAACCCGACTGGGAGATCTTTACGATGATCGGGAGGGCCATGGGCTTCGTGCGCGCCTTCGACTACCAAAACGCCGAAGCCATCTGGGACGAGTACCGCCGCATGACGGCGCTCAGCCCGAAGGGGCACATGGACATCAGCGGCGTCGATGCCGCCAGCCTCAAAAACGGCGGCTACGTCTGGGGCGAAGGGCTCTTTGACGACAACGAGTTCCTCACCCCGGACGGTAAGGCGAACCTGATCTTCGTGCAGAACGAACGCCGCAGCGAAAACACTTCGCTGGAGTTCCCTTACCTGCTCACCACCGGGCGGACCCGCGACCAGTGGCACAGCGGTACGAAGACCGCCTTCGTCGAGCGTCTGCTCAAGCACAAGCCGCTGAGCTACATCGAGATCAACAGCGAAGATGCCCAAAGCGCTGGCATTGCGGACGGCGACAAGGTCAAGGTGACGACGGCGAGGGGTGCGCTCGTCTTCGAGGCGAAAGTGACGGAAAACATCCGCGAAAAGACTCTCTTCGTCCCCGTCACCGACCGCCGGATCAACTACCTCACCAACGACCTCCTCGACCCGGAGTCGAAAGAGCCCGACTACAACCACAACGCGGCGAAGCTGGAGAAGTGGAGCGGCTAA